One stretch of Cohnella algarum DNA includes these proteins:
- a CDS encoding glycoside hydrolase family 15 protein: MARHLVIGNGKILVNLDKSCFIRDIYFPFVGQLNHTGGHPCRFGIWCGGKFSWLDDPSWRIELGYIENSLVTNVSARNEELGIELHINDGIHQRECIYMKRVVVRNLTEEPKDVRVFFHQDLMIDDSEVGDTAAFFPANRTVFHYKRSSYFMFNGRSQGGGIYQFTTGIKRFHSAEGTWRDAEDGELMGNAIAQGSVDSTISLRAELAAGGESTFYYWMSVGSDLEEVKRLDQYVQESHPEKLLSRIVIYWNHWLAKADADFGDLPASVVQLYKHSLLIVRTQIDERGAILAANDTDILQYNRDHYSYMWPRDGALIADAMSLAGYHGTIAPFFDFCNRALSPEGYLYHKYNPDGTVGSSWHPYVVQGSPRLPIQEDETALVLYALWKDYERQGEIELPQALYPTLVRMAASFLCDFIEPTLGLPLPSYDLWEERYGIWTYTTASVYGGLMAASYFADLFGDYERSDRYRSVAERMKAGMIAHLWDEDAGRFARGLVQRDGQWVKDMTLESSLFGLFEFGVLPADDDRVVRTMGAIAQGLAVQTEVGGIARYTNDYYFQQSGDVEKVPGNPWIICTLWVANFQIATAQTLADLEPPKATLEKVTKHTLPGGNLPEQLHPHDGSPLSVAPLTWSHATYVSTVCKYLQKREKLAAAK; this comes from the coding sequence ATGGCTCGACATCTTGTCATCGGCAACGGCAAAATTTTAGTTAATCTGGACAAAAGCTGCTTCATCCGGGATATTTATTTCCCGTTCGTCGGACAGCTGAATCATACCGGCGGCCATCCGTGCCGGTTCGGCATTTGGTGCGGCGGCAAATTTTCCTGGCTCGACGATCCGTCCTGGCGGATCGAACTGGGCTACATCGAAAATTCCCTCGTCACGAACGTGTCCGCCCGGAACGAGGAACTCGGGATCGAGCTACATATCAACGACGGCATTCACCAGCGCGAATGCATCTACATGAAGCGGGTCGTCGTGCGGAATTTGACGGAAGAGCCGAAGGACGTCCGGGTGTTTTTCCACCAGGACCTGATGATCGACGACAGCGAAGTCGGCGATACGGCGGCTTTTTTCCCGGCGAACCGGACGGTGTTCCATTACAAAAGATCGTCCTATTTCATGTTCAACGGACGGTCGCAAGGCGGCGGCATTTATCAGTTTACGACCGGCATCAAACGATTTCACTCGGCGGAGGGCACGTGGAGGGACGCCGAGGACGGCGAATTGATGGGCAATGCGATCGCGCAAGGGTCGGTCGACAGCACGATCAGCTTGCGGGCGGAACTGGCGGCCGGCGGCGAAAGCACCTTTTATTACTGGATGTCGGTGGGCAGCGATTTGGAAGAGGTGAAACGGCTCGATCAATACGTTCAGGAAAGCCATCCGGAAAAGCTGCTCAGCCGCATCGTCATTTACTGGAATCACTGGCTTGCCAAAGCCGACGCGGATTTCGGGGATTTGCCCGCTTCCGTCGTTCAGCTGTATAAGCACAGCCTCCTGATCGTACGGACGCAAATCGACGAGCGGGGCGCGATTCTGGCGGCCAACGATACCGACATTCTGCAGTACAACCGCGACCATTACAGCTACATGTGGCCGCGCGACGGCGCCCTGATCGCGGATGCGATGTCGCTGGCCGGGTATCACGGGACGATCGCCCCGTTTTTCGATTTCTGCAACCGGGCGCTTTCCCCGGAAGGCTATCTGTACCACAAATACAATCCGGACGGAACGGTCGGTTCCAGCTGGCATCCTTACGTCGTGCAGGGCAGCCCCCGGTTGCCGATTCAGGAGGACGAGACGGCGCTGGTGCTTTATGCGCTGTGGAAAGATTACGAGCGCCAAGGGGAAATCGAGCTTCCCCAGGCGCTGTATCCGACGCTCGTTCGCATGGCCGCCTCGTTCCTGTGCGATTTTATCGAGCCGACGCTCGGTCTTCCGCTGCCCAGCTATGATTTGTGGGAGGAGCGCTACGGCATTTGGACGTATACGACCGCGTCCGTCTACGGCGGTCTGATGGCGGCGTCGTACTTCGCCGACCTGTTCGGCGATTACGAGCGAAGCGACCGTTACCGCAGCGTGGCCGAGCGCATGAAGGCGGGGATGATCGCCCACCTGTGGGACGAAGATGCCGGCCGGTTCGCGCGGGGGCTCGTGCAGCGGGACGGCCAGTGGGTGAAGGACATGACGCTGGAAAGCAGCCTGTTCGGCCTGTTCGAATTCGGCGTGCTGCCGGCCGACGACGACCGGGTCGTCCGCACGATGGGCGCGATCGCGCAAGGCCTCGCCGTGCAGACGGAAGTGGGCGGCATCGCCCGCTATACGAACGACTACTACTTCCAACAGAGCGGCGACGTGGAGAAGGTGCCTGGCAACCCGTGGATCATCTGCACGCTTTGGGTCGCCAACTTCCAGATCGCGACGGCCCAAACGCTGGCGGATCTGGAACCGCCGAAAGCGACGCTCGAGAAGGTCACGAAGCATACGCTGCCGGGCGGCAACTTGCCGGAGCAGCTGCACCCGCACGACGGCTCGCCGCTGTCGGTGGCGCCGCTCACCTGGTCGCACGCGACTTACGTGAGCACCGTATGCAAGTACTTGCAGAAGCGGGAGAAGCTCGCGGCGGCGAAGTAG
- the glgA gene encoding glycogen synthase GlgA, translating to MNVWFAASEAVPMVKTGGLADVVGALPKALAKLGVNVTVVLPKYGAIPEKYTKEARTLDTFRVQVGWRSQYCGVLETFADGVRFLLIDNEYYFKRHYLYGYGEQEAERFAFFCLAAAETLLRTDALPEIVHCHDWQTGLLPMLLRTRYAYDPAIRKIRTVFTIHNLQYQGVFSREWLKDLLSAGDELFGEDGLEFYGAGSCMKAGLRFADKLTTVSPTYAKEIQTEEYGEKLEGVLRQRSGDLTGIVNGIDTESYDPMNDPNVPVPYRHSLAKKRKNKIDLQREFGLPEDENVPMIGIVSRLVSQKGFDLVGETLPELLEENVQMFVLGSGDPQIESMLRGAMERHRDKLFVWYGFNEGLARRIYAAADMFLMPSRFEPCGLSQLISLRYLTVPIVRETGGLRDTVESYNEFADTGNGFSFGPASSRDLLFTVRRALAFYEDHAVWEKIVKNGTKQDYGWETSAKAYERLYRELAI from the coding sequence ATGAACGTCTGGTTTGCGGCTTCGGAGGCGGTGCCGATGGTCAAAACCGGGGGACTCGCCGACGTCGTCGGCGCGCTGCCGAAGGCGCTGGCGAAGCTGGGGGTGAACGTGACGGTGGTGCTGCCCAAGTACGGCGCCATTCCCGAGAAGTATACGAAGGAAGCCCGGACGCTCGATACGTTCCGCGTTCAAGTCGGTTGGCGTTCGCAATACTGCGGAGTGCTGGAGACGTTCGCCGACGGGGTGCGGTTCCTGCTGATCGACAACGAATATTATTTCAAAAGGCATTATTTGTACGGGTACGGCGAGCAGGAAGCGGAACGGTTCGCGTTTTTTTGCCTGGCGGCGGCGGAAACGCTTTTGCGGACGGACGCGCTGCCCGAGATCGTGCACTGTCACGACTGGCAGACGGGGCTGCTCCCGATGCTGCTGCGAACCCGGTACGCCTACGATCCCGCAATCCGCAAAATAAGGACCGTATTTACGATTCATAACCTGCAGTATCAGGGCGTGTTCTCGCGCGAATGGCTCAAAGATTTGCTGTCCGCCGGCGACGAGCTGTTCGGCGAGGACGGCCTGGAATTTTACGGAGCGGGCAGCTGCATGAAAGCGGGACTCCGCTTCGCGGACAAGCTGACGACGGTCAGCCCGACGTACGCGAAGGAAATTCAAACGGAGGAATACGGAGAAAAGCTGGAGGGCGTCCTGCGTCAGCGATCGGGCGATTTGACGGGGATCGTCAACGGCATCGACACGGAGAGCTACGATCCGATGAACGATCCGAACGTTCCGGTTCCGTACCGTCATTCCCTCGCCAAAAAACGCAAAAACAAAATCGACCTGCAGCGCGAATTCGGGCTTCCCGAGGACGAGAACGTTCCGATGATCGGCATCGTGTCGCGCCTCGTCAGCCAGAAAGGCTTCGACCTGGTCGGCGAAACGCTGCCGGAACTGCTGGAAGAGAACGTGCAGATGTTCGTGCTCGGCTCGGGGGATCCGCAGATCGAGAGCATGCTGCGCGGCGCGATGGAGCGGCATCGGGACAAATTGTTCGTCTGGTACGGGTTCAACGAAGGGCTCGCCCGCCGGATTTACGCGGCCGCCGACATGTTTCTCATGCCGTCCCGATTCGAGCCGTGCGGGTTGAGCCAGCTTATTTCGCTCCGGTATTTGACCGTGCCGATCGTGCGGGAAACGGGCGGACTGCGCGACACCGTGGAATCGTACAACGAATTTGCCGATACGGGCAACGGATTCAGCTTCGGGCCGGCATCGTCGCGCGACTTGCTATTTACCGTCCGCCGGGCGCTTGCCTTTTACGAGGATCATGCAGTCTGGGAAAAAATCGTCAAAAACGGCACGAAGCAGGACTACGGCTGGGAGACGTCCGCCAAAGCGTACGAGCGCCTGTACCGCGAGCTTGCGATATAA
- the glgD gene encoding glucose-1-phosphate adenylyltransferase subunit GlgD: MKLPLMGIINLIHETEEMGALTAGRCLATVPFGGRYRLIDFVLSSMVNSGISNVSVFAHTKFRSLMDHLGSGSNWDLHRKQKGLFVLPPAMENQTDFGKGDLYHFWRHRDYFRRSEHDYVVITRSHMVCNIDFSLVLEQHRERGADVTVVCKRWPNATTGLTRKARLDPDGRIAEMQDHFGRLASDIVSMEMYVLRKELLVDLVETSLAQGKDHFVRHAVLSRLGELRVEAYMHEGYLGVVNSIPAYYRHNMELLDQKVWRELFFEPGPVFTKVKDEPPTRYRDGSTVVQSLVANGCEIEGEVRNSILFRGVKVRKGAVVRNSIVMQNGVVREDGTIENCILDKEVEIRKQQQLKGSADMPFLAVKRNVI; this comes from the coding sequence GTGAAGCTGCCGCTGATGGGCATCATCAACCTGATTCACGAAACGGAGGAAATGGGGGCGCTGACCGCAGGCCGCTGCCTGGCGACCGTGCCGTTCGGCGGCCGCTACCGGCTGATCGATTTCGTGCTTTCCTCGATGGTCAATTCGGGCATTTCCAACGTATCGGTATTTGCCCATACGAAATTCCGCTCGCTGATGGACCATCTCGGCTCCGGCAGCAACTGGGATTTGCACCGCAAGCAAAAAGGGCTGTTCGTCCTTCCGCCGGCGATGGAAAACCAGACCGATTTCGGCAAAGGCGATCTGTACCATTTTTGGCGCCACCGGGATTATTTCCGGCGCAGCGAGCACGATTACGTCGTCATCACGCGCAGCCATATGGTATGCAACATCGATTTTTCGCTCGTGCTCGAGCAGCATCGGGAACGCGGCGCCGACGTCACCGTCGTCTGCAAGCGCTGGCCGAACGCGACGACCGGACTGACGCGCAAGGCGCGGCTCGACCCGGACGGCCGAATCGCGGAAATGCAGGATCATTTCGGCCGGCTCGCCAGCGATATCGTATCGATGGAAATGTACGTGCTTCGCAAGGAGCTTCTCGTCGATCTGGTCGAGACGTCGCTTGCCCAGGGCAAGGACCATTTCGTACGCCATGCGGTTTTGTCCCGGCTCGGGGAGCTGCGGGTCGAGGCGTACATGCACGAAGGTTACCTCGGCGTCGTGAACAGCATCCCGGCCTACTACCGGCACAATATGGAGCTGCTCGACCAGAAGGTGTGGAGGGAGCTGTTCTTCGAACCGGGGCCCGTATTCACGAAGGTAAAGGACGAACCCCCGACCCGCTACCGGGACGGGTCCACAGTCGTACAGTCTCTCGTCGCGAACGGCTGCGAGATCGAAGGCGAGGTCCGCAACAGCATTTTGTTTCGGGGAGTCAAGGTGCGCAAGGGGGCGGTCGTCCGCAACAGCATCGTCATGCAAAACGGCGTCGTCCGCGAGGACGGCACGATCGAAAATTGCATTTTGGACAAAGAGGTGGAAATTCGGAAGCAGCAGCAGCTTAAAGGTTCGGCCGACATGCCGTTTCTGGCGGTGAAGCGAAACGTCATTTAA
- a CDS encoding glucose-1-phosphate adenylyltransferase, which produces MRRNECIAMLLAGGEGRRLGVLTKDLAKPAVHFGGKYRIIDFTLSNCVNSGIETVGVLTQYQPLVLNRHLGIGSPWGLDRRDGGMHVLPPYVRQKGGSWYKGTANAIFQNIGFIERYDPEYVLIISGDHIYKMNYELLLEAHKANRADATIAVISVPWADASRFGILNVDEDGKVLEFEEKPKQPKSNLASMGVYMFSWPVLRDALLRDDEDKMSSNDFGKDIIPKLLGEEARLFSYRFDGYWKDVGTIESLWEANMDLLEDSPALDLNDRSWRIYSVSPNQPAQYLSPEASVTNSLINEGCVVEGRINRSVLFHGVKAGKGSFIEDSVIMPGAVIEPGARIVRAIVGENAIVGSGCQVGSVDSEHIAVVASYDHIVPEIPLEEANPL; this is translated from the coding sequence ATGCGCCGCAACGAATGTATCGCCATGCTGCTCGCGGGAGGAGAAGGCCGAAGGCTGGGCGTGCTGACGAAGGATTTGGCCAAACCGGCCGTCCACTTCGGAGGGAAGTACCGGATTATCGATTTTACCCTCAGCAATTGCGTCAATTCGGGCATCGAAACGGTCGGCGTGCTCACCCAATACCAGCCGCTCGTGCTGAATCGACACCTCGGCATCGGCAGTCCGTGGGGACTCGACCGGCGGGACGGGGGTATGCACGTGCTGCCGCCGTACGTTCGCCAGAAAGGCGGTTCCTGGTACAAAGGAACGGCCAACGCCATTTTTCAAAACATCGGCTTTATCGAACGGTACGATCCCGAATACGTGCTCATCATTTCCGGAGACCACATTTACAAAATGAATTACGAGCTCCTGCTCGAAGCCCACAAGGCGAATCGCGCGGACGCGACGATCGCCGTCATATCCGTACCGTGGGCGGACGCGAGCCGGTTTGGCATTCTGAACGTCGACGAGGACGGCAAAGTGCTTGAATTCGAAGAGAAACCGAAACAGCCGAAAAGCAATCTCGCATCCATGGGCGTGTACATGTTTTCCTGGCCGGTTCTCCGCGATGCGCTGCTTCGGGACGACGAAGACAAGATGTCTTCCAACGATTTCGGGAAAGACATCATCCCCAAGCTGCTGGGGGAAGAGGCGAGGCTGTTTTCGTACCGGTTCGACGGATACTGGAAGGATGTCGGCACGATCGAGAGCTTGTGGGAAGCGAATATGGACTTGCTGGAGGATTCCCCCGCGCTGGATTTGAACGATCGCTCCTGGCGGATTTACTCGGTAAGCCCCAACCAGCCAGCGCAGTATTTGTCTCCCGAAGCGTCGGTAACCAATTCGCTGATCAACGAAGGCTGCGTCGTGGAAGGCAGGATCAACCGCTCGGTTTTGTTTCACGGAGTGAAGGCGGGGAAGGGGAGCTTCATCGAAGACTCGGTCATTATGCCCGGCGCGGTCATCGAGCCCGGCGCGCGAATCGTTCGCGCCATCGTCGGCGAGAACGCGATCGTAGGCTCCGGCTGCCAGGTCGGAAGCGTCGATTCCGAGCATATCGCCGTCGTCGCGAGCTATGACCATATCGTGCCGGAAATTCCGCTGGAGGAGGCGAATCCGCTGTGA
- the glgB gene encoding 1,4-alpha-glucan branching protein GlgB — translation MFSPRVSSDILYLFNRGQLFHAYRTFGAHMDEYEGASGVRFTVWAPRAREVRVAGEFNGWDGANHRLQPAGTTGVWNGFIPGLKEGMLYKFEIVGADGQLRLKSDPFAFRCETRPSTASVVAGLDGYEWRDRAWMEGSRARAPYDKPMLIYEVHLGSWRSDAPERFRTYDELADELVDYVLEMGYTHIEILPLAEHPLDQSWGYQATGYFAPTSRYGPPDGLKRLVDRCHLRGIGVLLDWVPGHFCKDDHGLRLFDGSPQFEPEDWRVAEKPLWGTLAFDFGKPEVQSFLISNALYWLEVFHIDGLRVDAVASMIDLHFDKPEEMRAYNRRGGTEHLDALDFLRKLNETVFRYFPNALMIAEDSSAWPGVTSPTYMGGLGFNYKWNMGWMNDSLKYMQTDPDRRPAVHSLLTFSLLYAYSENFVLPLSHDEVVHGKRSLLNKMPGTYEEKFANLRLYYGYWMTHPGKKLLFMGGEFGQFDEWKDAGELDWMLLKYPLHDGLRRFVRDLNALYGSESVLWESDHHPDGFRWIDPDNAPQSMLTYVRRGADARRHLVCVCNFSRMNYPAFRIGVPYGTVYRIILNSDVPDYGGFGRKLPRQSKAERKPMHGQSFSLELPVPPLSFLLLEPEPIAVE, via the coding sequence ATGTTTTCTCCCCGGGTTTCTTCCGACATTTTGTATTTGTTCAACCGCGGCCAATTATTTCATGCGTACCGGACATTCGGCGCACATATGGATGAATACGAAGGAGCTTCCGGCGTACGTTTTACGGTTTGGGCTCCAAGGGCGCGCGAAGTCCGGGTCGCGGGCGAGTTCAACGGATGGGACGGGGCGAATCATCGGCTTCAGCCGGCGGGAACGACAGGAGTGTGGAACGGTTTCATCCCCGGTCTGAAGGAAGGGATGCTGTATAAGTTCGAAATCGTCGGCGCTGACGGGCAATTGCGGCTTAAATCCGACCCGTTCGCCTTCCGCTGCGAGACGCGCCCTTCGACGGCTTCCGTCGTCGCCGGGCTTGACGGGTACGAATGGAGGGACCGGGCCTGGATGGAAGGAAGCCGCGCGCGGGCGCCCTACGACAAGCCGATGCTCATTTACGAAGTTCATCTCGGAAGTTGGAGGTCGGACGCCCCCGAACGGTTTCGCACCTACGACGAGCTTGCGGACGAATTGGTCGATTACGTGCTGGAGATGGGGTACACCCATATCGAAATTCTGCCGCTTGCCGAGCATCCGCTGGATCAATCCTGGGGCTACCAGGCGACGGGCTATTTCGCCCCGACGAGCCGCTACGGCCCGCCGGACGGATTGAAGCGGCTTGTCGACCGCTGTCACCTTCGCGGCATCGGCGTGCTGCTCGACTGGGTGCCCGGCCACTTCTGCAAGGACGATCATGGCTTGCGGCTTTTCGACGGATCGCCCCAGTTCGAGCCGGAAGACTGGCGGGTGGCGGAAAAGCCGCTGTGGGGCACGCTCGCCTTCGATTTCGGCAAGCCCGAAGTGCAAAGCTTTCTTATTTCCAATGCGCTGTATTGGCTTGAAGTGTTTCATATCGACGGCCTCAGGGTCGATGCCGTGGCCAGCATGATCGATCTTCACTTCGACAAGCCCGAGGAAATGCGCGCCTATAACCGCAGGGGCGGCACCGAGCATCTGGACGCGCTCGACTTTTTGCGCAAATTGAACGAAACCGTGTTCCGGTACTTTCCGAACGCGTTGATGATCGCCGAAGATTCCTCCGCCTGGCCCGGCGTTACTTCTCCTACCTACATGGGCGGCCTCGGATTCAATTACAAATGGAATATGGGCTGGATGAACGATTCGCTGAAATACATGCAAACCGATCCCGACCGCCGGCCCGCCGTTCACTCGCTTTTGACCTTTTCGCTTTTGTACGCCTACTCCGAAAATTTCGTGCTCCCTCTGTCGCATGACGAGGTCGTGCACGGAAAACGCTCCTTGCTGAACAAGATGCCCGGCACCTACGAAGAGAAGTTCGCGAATTTGCGTCTGTATTACGGTTATTGGATGACCCACCCCGGCAAAAAGCTGCTGTTCATGGGCGGCGAGTTCGGCCAGTTCGACGAATGGAAGGACGCCGGGGAACTGGACTGGATGCTGCTGAAATACCCGCTTCACGACGGGCTGAGGCGCTTCGTTCGCGATTTGAACGCGCTGTACGGCTCGGAATCCGTTTTGTGGGAATCGGATCACCATCCGGACGGGTTCCGCTGGATTGACCCGGACAATGCGCCGCAGTCGATGTTGACATACGTTCGCCGCGGCGCCGACGCGAGGCGGCATCTCGTCTGCGTATGCAATTTTTCCCGCATGAATTACCCCGCTTTTCGCATAGGCGTACCCTACGGGACGGTGTACCGAATCATTTTGAACAGCGACGTCCCCGATTACGGCGGCTTCGGCCGCAAACTGCCGCGGCAAAGCAAGGCGGAGCGCAAGCCCATGCACGGACAATCGTTCAGCCTGGAGCTTCCCGTTCCTCCGCTGTCGTTTTTGCTGCTGGAGCCGGAACCGATCGCCGTCGAGTAA
- a CDS encoding methyl-accepting chemotaxis protein, which produces MKVRFGIVKKMVIGITTVSGITYMTSAFFLLVLREWFDFLPEGLFVFLTLIVGVFWTGLFGFFFSKWLLKPLLSLTAAAREAAEGNLRVHVAVGRTRDELSMLSQAFDNMLKQLVSIINGIRENSQSTDRHVADLQSAIGEAAMQIEQISQQAETITDGTVRQHQSAETMRSSVEELSQTAAEINDQASDARDRALVMNRSVEESEKVFQSMVVGMQQLSELNREALEVVRRLDEHADKIGSISNVVGDFAEQTNLLALNASIEAARAGEEGKGFVVVAQAVKKLAEQSGSAVKDIRQLIAQIQTEVGNAVMHIQQQTIVAEQGFKRGQASADSLESVAKEAERVSEIVNAIAARLASQTEQVEGVLGEARNVAQVADAIRSGAREVSSASQEQTAVMQEIAASSESLRAKSSDLQGQVAFFK; this is translated from the coding sequence ATGAAGGTTCGCTTCGGAATCGTGAAAAAAATGGTCATCGGCATTACGACCGTATCCGGCATTACGTATATGACAAGCGCCTTTTTTCTGCTTGTGCTCAGGGAATGGTTCGATTTTCTTCCCGAAGGGCTGTTTGTCTTTCTGACCTTGATCGTCGGGGTGTTCTGGACCGGGCTGTTCGGATTCTTTTTCTCCAAGTGGCTGCTGAAGCCTCTGCTGTCGCTGACGGCGGCGGCCCGGGAAGCGGCCGAGGGGAATTTGCGCGTGCACGTTGCGGTCGGACGGACCCGCGACGAGCTGTCGATGCTGAGCCAGGCGTTCGATAACATGCTCAAGCAGCTCGTTTCGATTATTAACGGCATTCGGGAAAATTCGCAATCGACGGACCGGCACGTGGCGGACTTGCAATCGGCGATCGGCGAAGCCGCTATGCAAATCGAGCAGATTTCCCAACAGGCGGAGACGATCACGGACGGGACGGTGCGCCAGCATCAATCCGCCGAGACGATGCGTTCTTCCGTCGAGGAGCTTTCGCAAACGGCGGCCGAAATCAACGATCAGGCTTCGGACGCCCGCGATCGCGCCCTGGTCATGAACCGTTCGGTCGAGGAGAGCGAAAAGGTGTTTCAGTCGATGGTGGTCGGCATGCAGCAGTTGTCGGAATTGAATCGGGAAGCGCTTGAAGTCGTCAGAAGGCTGGACGAGCACGCCGACAAAATCGGCTCGATTTCGAACGTCGTCGGGGATTTCGCCGAGCAAACCAACCTGCTCGCGCTGAACGCGTCCATCGAAGCGGCGCGGGCGGGCGAGGAAGGAAAAGGCTTCGTCGTCGTCGCGCAAGCGGTCAAAAAGCTGGCCGAGCAGAGCGGCAGCGCGGTCAAGGATATCCGCCAGCTGATCGCGCAAATTCAGACGGAAGTCGGAAACGCGGTCATGCACATTCAGCAGCAGACGATCGTAGCCGAGCAAGGGTTCAAACGCGGTCAGGCTTCGGCCGACTCGCTCGAATCGGTCGCCAAGGAAGCGGAACGGGTAAGCGAAATCGTCAACGCGATCGCGGCCCGGCTGGCCAGCCAGACCGAACAGGTCGAGGGCGTGCTCGGAGAGGCGCGCAATGTCGCGCAGGTGGCGGACGCCATTCGCTCCGGAGCCCGGGAAGTGTCCTCGGCTTCGCAGGAGCAGACGGCGGTCATGCAGGAAATCGCGGCGTCGTCCGAATCGCTGCGCGCCAAATCGTCCGATCTGCAAGGGCAGGTCGCCTTTTTCAAATAA
- a CDS encoding helix-turn-helix transcriptional regulator yields MTLIAANYVDMLDKLKGMERDQASRRNIAKVYHLRSLLGGSDAVPEAEFSQNREQYGIDIVPSGVLRLAVVRLDRREELSAASGAGAESLFHFAIANIGEELLRRENGCVYADMKNGHLAFIVSSREENGLAGLAERFGELQRTIRNFYRISFTVALSRPFGHYREITAHYGQALRLADYRMIAGHGSIIEPERVEDNERNEQFRIPQELEKQLVDGLKSGDRERTSEAIERWKRLIGTFSFENMFSALLHMGVTLSNTLGEMNHYHLHPISVDLRAINRRLIGTETLDEVREVLLAVIREVFEQMQSGKEDKNKLLSDTIREIIEKHYSDPDLNVQKIADMLKMNSVYLGQVYKSQEGESVVDRINATRLAQARLLLEQQDLMVAEIMERVGFDNESYFYRLFKRRYGVTPKEYRLKFAIDRNT; encoded by the coding sequence TTGACGCTTATCGCGGCCAACTACGTCGACATGCTCGACAAGCTAAAGGGCATGGAGCGAGATCAAGCGTCCAGGCGGAACATCGCCAAGGTTTATCATTTGCGCAGCCTGCTCGGCGGGAGCGATGCCGTGCCCGAAGCCGAATTTTCGCAAAACAGGGAGCAGTACGGAATCGACATCGTTCCGTCGGGGGTGCTGCGGCTCGCGGTCGTCCGGCTCGATCGCAGGGAGGAGCTGTCGGCGGCTTCGGGAGCCGGCGCCGAGTCGCTGTTCCACTTCGCCATAGCCAATATCGGAGAAGAACTGCTGCGCCGCGAAAACGGCTGCGTGTACGCGGACATGAAAAACGGCCATCTGGCGTTTATCGTCAGCAGCCGGGAGGAGAACGGGCTCGCGGGCCTTGCGGAGCGGTTCGGCGAACTGCAGAGGACGATCCGGAACTTTTACCGGATTTCGTTCACTGTCGCTTTAAGCCGGCCGTTCGGTCATTACCGCGAAATTACCGCCCACTACGGACAGGCGCTGCGTCTGGCGGATTACCGGATGATCGCGGGTCACGGATCGATTATCGAACCGGAGAGGGTCGAAGACAACGAGCGGAACGAGCAATTCCGCATTCCGCAGGAGCTGGAGAAGCAGCTGGTCGACGGCTTGAAGAGCGGAGACCGGGAGCGAACGTCGGAGGCGATCGAGCGCTGGAAGCGGCTGATCGGAACGTTCAGCTTCGAAAATATGTTTTCCGCCTTGCTTCATATGGGCGTGACGCTCAGCAACACGCTCGGGGAGATGAACCATTATCATCTGCATCCGATATCCGTCGATCTTCGCGCGATCAACCGCAGGCTGATCGGCACCGAAACGCTGGACGAGGTGCGCGAGGTGCTGCTGGCCGTCATCCGCGAAGTGTTCGAGCAAATGCAAAGCGGAAAGGAAGATAAAAACAAGCTGCTTTCCGATACGATTCGGGAAATTATCGAAAAGCATTACTCGGACCCGGATCTGAACGTGCAAAAAATCGCCGATATGCTCAAAATGAATTCGGTCTACCTGGGTCAAGTGTACAAATCCCAGGAAGGGGAGTCGGTCGTCGACCGGATCAACGCGACCCGTCTTGCCCAGGCGAGGCTTCTGCTGGAGCAGCAGGATCTGATGGTCGCGGAAATCATGGAGAGGGTCGGATTCGACAACGAAAGCTATTTCTATCGGCTGTTCAAGCGCAGGTACGGCGTGACGCCGAAAGAATACCGCTTGAAATTCGCTATAGACCGCAACACGTAA